The proteins below are encoded in one region of Malaclemys terrapin pileata isolate rMalTer1 chromosome 20, rMalTer1.hap1, whole genome shotgun sequence:
- the ODAD1 gene encoding outer dynein arm-docking complex subunit 1 isoform X2, producing the protein MPLHRSASSTRSEGSDLDLEGIAESELAKLQRQFRLLEGDRHAYTLQSQETIRKQLADLQRLEKERKGLLWDLRVAEGRANRQREQEQAGSLRTLLRNQDQVEEQAAAERRTVTQLDQEIRSWEKRLAGLAKQAGSAGVNQRHKAQGQRRVRTLENQLDKELQETRKAIGAVIDSSSSAFDARDEAQTKLGQLREKAEKDLAQHGAEMKELQRVLDHDRRLRHFLDVKVQERTFTQEALEAKRKREQEEAEGKHRDPREELLESYEAAFKQIQQMTGEDDLDVLVEKFIAVEDRNFAQFNYVNEQNNELERLGERIAQVHREIQAARAQDEQEQQEQRAQTRALEMQQEAVVQEAQQLLSKEKVARKTLEQLKEGIRSLFRKLDCQCLVLDEALGGSAVVRDGNIPVFLGLLEQRAHELLAMRSYLASKNYDLPYDPEETARLLLGQVEGYAPTAYPLRPPTAGEEYEAGSEEEERPLTHSELRDRILREVLSKEETPSPKKTQFTEPGGLRAAGGARRPMEA; encoded by the exons atgcCGCTGCACCGATCTGCCTCGAGTACCCGCTCGGAGGGCAGCGACCTGGACCTGGAGGGCATCG ctgagagCGAGCTGGCCAAGCTGCAGCGCCAGTTCCGGCTGCTAGAGGGTGACCGCCATGCCTACACCCTGCAGTCCCAGGAGACCATCCGCAAGCAGCT GGCCGACCTGCAGCGGCTAGAGAAGGAGCGGAAGGGGCTGCTGTGGGACCTGCGGGTGGCGGAGGGCCGTGCCAACAGGCagcgggagcaggagcaggccggCAGCCTACGCACCCTGCTGCGGAACCAGGACCAGGTGGAGGAGCAGGCGGCTGCCGAGAGGAGGACGGTGACCCAGCTAGACCAGGAG ATCCGGAGCTGGGAGAAGCGGCTGGCCGGGCTGGCGAAGCAGGCGGGCAGTGCAGGAGTGAACCAGCGGCACAAGGCCCAGGGCCAGAGGAGGGTGCGCACCCTGGAGAACCAGCTGGACAag gagctgcaggagacgCGGAAAGCCATTGGAGCCGTGATTGACTCCTCCTCCTCGGCCTTTGATGCTAG GGATGAGGCCCAGACCAAGCTGGGGCAGCTGAGGGAGAAGGCGGAGAAGGACTTGGCCCAGCATGGGGCCGAGATGAAGGAGCTGCagcgggtcctggaccacgaccGGCGCTTACGCCACTTCCTGGATGTCAAGGTGCAGGAGCGGACGTTCACCCAGGAGGCGCTGGAGGCCAAGCGCAAGAGAG AGCAAGAGGAGGCCGAGGGGAAGCACCGGGACCCcagggaggagctgctggagtcCTATGAAGCTGCCTTCAAGCAGATCCAACAGATGACAGGGGAGGACGACCTGGATGTGCTGGTGGAGAAATTCATAGCAG ttgAGGACCGGAATTTTGCCCAGTTCAACTACGTCAACGAGCAGAACAACGAGCTGGAGCGACTGGGGGAGCGAATCGCCCAG GTGCACCGGGAGATCCAGGCGGCGCGGGCCCAGGacgagcaggagcagcaggagcagcgGGCGCAGACCCGGGCGCTGGAGATGCAGCAGGAGGCTGTCGTGCAGGAGGCCCAGCAGCTGCTGAGCAAAGAGAAGGTGGCCAGGAAAACCCTGGAACAGCTCAAAGAGG GGATCAGGTCGCTGTTCAGGAAGCTGGACTGTCAGTGCTTGGTGCTGGACGAGGCACTGGGGGGCTCGGCCGTGGTGCGGGATGGGAACATCCCCGTGTTCCTGGGTCTCCTGGAGCAGCGGGCCCACGAGCTGTTGGCCATGCGCTCCTACCTGGCCTCCAAG aactaCGATCTACCCTACGACCCCGAAGAGACGGCTCGACTGCTcctggggcaggtggagggttaCGCCCCCACAGCGTACCCCCTGCGGCCCCCCACTGCTGG GGAGGAATATGAAGCTGGGAGTGAGGAAGAGGAGCGACCCCTCACCCACAGTGAACTGAGAGACCGCATCCTCCGGGAG GTGCTGAGCAAGGAGGAGACACCGTCCCCCAAGAAGACCCAGTTCACCGAGCCGGGGGGGCTGCGGGCGGCTGGGGGGGCCCGGCGGCCCATGGAGGCCTGA
- the ODAD1 gene encoding outer dynein arm-docking complex subunit 1 isoform X1 — protein MPLHRSASSTRSEGSDLDLEGIAESELAKLQRQFRLLEGDRHAYTLQSQETIRKQLADLQRLEKERKGLLWDLRVAEGRANRQREQEQAGSLRTLLRNQDQVEEQAAAERRTVTQLDQEIRSWEKRLAGLAKQAGSAGVNQRHKAQGQRRVRTLENQLDKASARFNSQLALNASLREELETLRIERGRFEHLYRRLERELQETRKAIGAVIDSSSSAFDARDEAQTKLGQLREKAEKDLAQHGAEMKELQRVLDHDRRLRHFLDVKVQERTFTQEALEAKRKREQEEAEGKHRDPREELLESYEAAFKQIQQMTGEDDLDVLVEKFIAVEDRNFAQFNYVNEQNNELERLGERIAQVHREIQAARAQDEQEQQEQRAQTRALEMQQEAVVQEAQQLLSKEKVARKTLEQLKEGIRSLFRKLDCQCLVLDEALGGSAVVRDGNIPVFLGLLEQRAHELLAMRSYLASKNYDLPYDPEETARLLLGQVEGYAPTAYPLRPPTAGEEYEAGSEEEERPLTHSELRDRILREVLSKEETPSPKKTQFTEPGGLRAAGGARRPMEA, from the exons atgcCGCTGCACCGATCTGCCTCGAGTACCCGCTCGGAGGGCAGCGACCTGGACCTGGAGGGCATCG ctgagagCGAGCTGGCCAAGCTGCAGCGCCAGTTCCGGCTGCTAGAGGGTGACCGCCATGCCTACACCCTGCAGTCCCAGGAGACCATCCGCAAGCAGCT GGCCGACCTGCAGCGGCTAGAGAAGGAGCGGAAGGGGCTGCTGTGGGACCTGCGGGTGGCGGAGGGCCGTGCCAACAGGCagcgggagcaggagcaggccggCAGCCTACGCACCCTGCTGCGGAACCAGGACCAGGTGGAGGAGCAGGCGGCTGCCGAGAGGAGGACGGTGACCCAGCTAGACCAGGAG ATCCGGAGCTGGGAGAAGCGGCTGGCCGGGCTGGCGAAGCAGGCGGGCAGTGCAGGAGTGAACCAGCGGCACAAGGCCCAGGGCCAGAGGAGGGTGCGCACCCTGGAGAACCAGCTGGACAag GCATCAGCCCGGTTCAACTCCCAGCTGGCGCTGAACGCCAGCCTGCGCGAGGAGCTGGAGACCCTGCGCATCGAACGTGGGCGCTTCGAACACCTTTAccgcaggctggagagg gagctgcaggagacgCGGAAAGCCATTGGAGCCGTGATTGACTCCTCCTCCTCGGCCTTTGATGCTAG GGATGAGGCCCAGACCAAGCTGGGGCAGCTGAGGGAGAAGGCGGAGAAGGACTTGGCCCAGCATGGGGCCGAGATGAAGGAGCTGCagcgggtcctggaccacgaccGGCGCTTACGCCACTTCCTGGATGTCAAGGTGCAGGAGCGGACGTTCACCCAGGAGGCGCTGGAGGCCAAGCGCAAGAGAG AGCAAGAGGAGGCCGAGGGGAAGCACCGGGACCCcagggaggagctgctggagtcCTATGAAGCTGCCTTCAAGCAGATCCAACAGATGACAGGGGAGGACGACCTGGATGTGCTGGTGGAGAAATTCATAGCAG ttgAGGACCGGAATTTTGCCCAGTTCAACTACGTCAACGAGCAGAACAACGAGCTGGAGCGACTGGGGGAGCGAATCGCCCAG GTGCACCGGGAGATCCAGGCGGCGCGGGCCCAGGacgagcaggagcagcaggagcagcgGGCGCAGACCCGGGCGCTGGAGATGCAGCAGGAGGCTGTCGTGCAGGAGGCCCAGCAGCTGCTGAGCAAAGAGAAGGTGGCCAGGAAAACCCTGGAACAGCTCAAAGAGG GGATCAGGTCGCTGTTCAGGAAGCTGGACTGTCAGTGCTTGGTGCTGGACGAGGCACTGGGGGGCTCGGCCGTGGTGCGGGATGGGAACATCCCCGTGTTCCTGGGTCTCCTGGAGCAGCGGGCCCACGAGCTGTTGGCCATGCGCTCCTACCTGGCCTCCAAG aactaCGATCTACCCTACGACCCCGAAGAGACGGCTCGACTGCTcctggggcaggtggagggttaCGCCCCCACAGCGTACCCCCTGCGGCCCCCCACTGCTGG GGAGGAATATGAAGCTGGGAGTGAGGAAGAGGAGCGACCCCTCACCCACAGTGAACTGAGAGACCGCATCCTCCGGGAG GTGCTGAGCAAGGAGGAGACACCGTCCCCCAAGAAGACCCAGTTCACCGAGCCGGGGGGGCTGCGGGCGGCTGGGGGGGCCCGGCGGCCCATGGAGGCCTGA